From Anas platyrhynchos isolate ZD024472 breed Pekin duck chromosome 16, IASCAAS_PekinDuck_T2T, whole genome shotgun sequence, a single genomic window includes:
- the KIAA1671 gene encoding uncharacterized protein KIAA1671 homolog isoform X4 — translation MTYSLWAALIRRIDQLKQCFSRQPPEAKDTDTLVQEPDSQYGTWNEQRHSGDSFVPESPSSENDVISTRKQPPNSQPSSLSSQTEPASLVDHHDFSKDQRSTSLDRSSTDMDSTDGTDLPPPGDTYPDEKTTDFSFIDQTTILDSSALKTRVQLSKKRRHRAPLSHSLRRSRGLEFENRFSLTEESDNTWMFKDSTEEKKTMQQEDSDEEEKTQRTGRLSSVPSQRLPIFPGMDPSVLKAQLRKRHESESPGEIGSAQPFKSPKSQLGTPGSRILPSSVEKEDRSEEKSPQWLKELKSKKRQSHYENQV, via the exons GATCAGCTGAAGCAGTGCTTCTCCAGACAGCCCCCTGAAGCGAAGGACACAGACACGCTTGTGCAGGAGCCCGACAGCCAGTATGGTACCTGGAACGAGCAGCGGCACAGCGGGGACAG CTTTGTGCCTGAATCGCCGTCATCAGAAAACGATGTCATTTCAACACGAAAGCAACCACCAAATAGCCAGCCATCGTCACTGTCCTCCCAAACAGAACCTGCCTCCCTGGTTGATCACCATGACTTCTCAAAAGACCAAAGGAGCACAAGTTTGGACCGCTCAAGCACTGACATGGACTCTACTGATGGGACTGATTTACCTCCTCCAGGAGACACCTACCCTGACGAGAAGACCACTGACTTCTCCTTCATTGAT caAACCACTATTCTGGACTCCAGTGCTCTGAAAACCCGTGTGCAGCTCAGCAAGAAGAGGCGCCATCGGGCTCCTCTTTCCCACTCTCTTAGAAGAAGCAGAGGGCTGGAGTttgaaaatagattttctttgACAGAAGAATCAGATAATACCTGGATGTTTAAAGATTCTACAG aagagaagaaaactaTGCAACAGGAAGATTCTgatgaggaagaaaagacacAGCGTACTGGGAGATTGTCTTCTGTACCCTCTCAGAGACTTCCCATATTTCCGGGAATGGACCCTTCTGTTCTCAAG gcCCAACTGCGAAAAAGACACGAGTCAGAGAGTCCTGGTGAAATAGGTTCTGCTCAGCCGTTCAAATCCCCTAAATCACAGCTTGGAACTCCTGGTAGCAGAATACTGCCCTCCAGTGTAGAGAAGGAGGACAG gtcagaagaaaaatctcctcagtggctgaaggagctgaaaTCAAAGAAGAGACAGAGCCATTATGAGAATCAGGTTTGA
- the KIAA1671 gene encoding uncharacterized protein KIAA1671 homolog isoform X3: protein MEYYYCPRLLKFLQYLWDQLKQCFSRQPPEAKDTDTLVQEPDSQYGTWNEQRHSGDSFVPESPSSENDVISTRKQPPNSQPSSLSSQTEPASLVDHHDFSKDQRSTSLDRSSTDMDSTDGTDLPPPGDTYPDEKTTDFSFIDQTTILDSSALKTRVQLSKKRRHRAPLSHSLRRSRGLEFENRFSLTEESDNTWMFKDSTEEKKTMQQEDSDEEEKTQRTGRLSSVPSQRLPIFPGMDPSVLKAQLRKRHESESPGEIGSAQPFKSPKSQLGTPGSRILPSSVEKEDRSEEKSPQWLKELKSKKRQSHYENQV from the exons GATCAGCTGAAGCAGTGCTTCTCCAGACAGCCCCCTGAAGCGAAGGACACAGACACGCTTGTGCAGGAGCCCGACAGCCAGTATGGTACCTGGAACGAGCAGCGGCACAGCGGGGACAG CTTTGTGCCTGAATCGCCGTCATCAGAAAACGATGTCATTTCAACACGAAAGCAACCACCAAATAGCCAGCCATCGTCACTGTCCTCCCAAACAGAACCTGCCTCCCTGGTTGATCACCATGACTTCTCAAAAGACCAAAGGAGCACAAGTTTGGACCGCTCAAGCACTGACATGGACTCTACTGATGGGACTGATTTACCTCCTCCAGGAGACACCTACCCTGACGAGAAGACCACTGACTTCTCCTTCATTGAT caAACCACTATTCTGGACTCCAGTGCTCTGAAAACCCGTGTGCAGCTCAGCAAGAAGAGGCGCCATCGGGCTCCTCTTTCCCACTCTCTTAGAAGAAGCAGAGGGCTGGAGTttgaaaatagattttctttgACAGAAGAATCAGATAATACCTGGATGTTTAAAGATTCTACAG aagagaagaaaactaTGCAACAGGAAGATTCTgatgaggaagaaaagacacAGCGTACTGGGAGATTGTCTTCTGTACCCTCTCAGAGACTTCCCATATTTCCGGGAATGGACCCTTCTGTTCTCAAG gcCCAACTGCGAAAAAGACACGAGTCAGAGAGTCCTGGTGAAATAGGTTCTGCTCAGCCGTTCAAATCCCCTAAATCACAGCTTGGAACTCCTGGTAGCAGAATACTGCCCTCCAGTGTAGAGAAGGAGGACAG gtcagaagaaaaatctcctcagtggctgaaggagctgaaaTCAAAGAAGAGACAGAGCCATTATGAGAATCAGGTTTGA